From a region of the Streptomyces sp. NBC_01454 genome:
- a CDS encoding DUF6339 family protein, with the protein MSFLYPRLLSGQAAPLHERYRHLTVTELADLADTGHVSAVYVATGGDRVPETKLEELRALVISLAEEAGFPGESDRERRALFDRRLATAVHASMELAPAEAASGDIWAFMALVLLPDVSYWRYPRPPGDRVLGTDLTRHVVGRMWWRAQLIHSPDEPDPYAAMSILGEDAFDRIYSRRRALGGSPYLVKAILKVWDSLDLQGLPYRETLEDFLKRLLRLAPFVLFESLAPTALDGELRAVAKETMTAVLEASEAGSHEIRHKIDVAFGR; encoded by the coding sequence ATGAGTTTCCTTTACCCACGACTGCTCTCCGGCCAGGCTGCCCCCTTGCACGAGCGCTATCGGCATCTCACCGTGACGGAATTGGCCGATCTGGCAGACACCGGGCACGTCTCAGCCGTCTACGTGGCCACCGGCGGAGATCGGGTACCGGAAACGAAGCTCGAAGAACTGCGTGCGCTCGTCATCTCGCTTGCCGAAGAGGCAGGTTTTCCCGGTGAGTCCGATCGTGAACGCAGGGCGCTATTCGATCGGCGGCTGGCGACCGCGGTGCATGCTTCGATGGAGCTGGCTCCCGCCGAGGCTGCCTCCGGTGACATCTGGGCCTTCATGGCTTTGGTGTTGCTGCCGGATGTCTCGTACTGGCGTTACCCAAGGCCACCAGGAGATCGTGTGCTCGGCACGGACCTGACACGCCATGTCGTGGGCCGCATGTGGTGGCGTGCGCAGTTGATCCACTCACCGGACGAGCCCGATCCCTATGCCGCAATGAGCATTCTCGGCGAGGATGCCTTCGACCGCATCTACAGCAGGCGCCGGGCGTTGGGCGGGAGCCCCTATCTGGTCAAGGCGATCCTCAAGGTGTGGGACAGCCTGGATCTCCAAGGCCTTCCCTACCGGGAAACTCTTGAGGATTTCCTCAAACGACTCTTGCGTCTCGCTCCGTTCGTTCTGTTCGAGTCTCTCGCACCGACGGCCCTCGATGGCGAACTCCGCGCGGTTGCGAAGGAAACGATGACCGCAGTCCTGGAGGCCTCGGAGGCCGGATCGCACGAGATCCGTCACAAGATCGACGTCGCCTTCGGCAGGTGA
- a CDS encoding DNA cytosine methyltransferase: MSMHAPDRPIRMIDLFCGAGGLTQGFLRIALDGSTIREGDSTTPSAFAPVAAVELDAAAAMTYAENFGELSGGTDHVYLGDITRWAQGPIPKAEVILGGPPCQGFSGLGKENPNDPRNQLWRQYFKVVKEAEPKVFVIENVDRFSTSQEFESLRKEFKEAGYEICEQLLNSADFGVAQARKRTIIIGTQSDLPLVEHPRPTHRRPDPPRVPEPRAGENTQLSFATPSDSAADKLDLWKTLEECLRNVPPAVTSTDLPSRTAHGTPAAVRISRKITETGRLDQDFIDRIRNKMPGPFRTSQLHFGRNPTALSLARYRAIPAGGNRHNLVDATKPGGRLLTTESWINHQSGSGDVMGRLVWDKPSVTIRTEFFKPEKGRYLHPKEDRPITHLEAALIQGFPENFRWFGSKSQIARQIGNAVPVDLATAIAKVIHHALRGERE, from the coding sequence ATGAGCATGCACGCCCCTGACCGCCCCATCAGAATGATCGACCTCTTTTGCGGGGCGGGCGGGCTGACGCAGGGTTTCCTCCGGATCGCCCTTGACGGGTCGACCATTCGGGAAGGGGATTCGACCACGCCGTCGGCGTTCGCTCCCGTGGCCGCGGTCGAGCTGGACGCCGCAGCAGCCATGACCTATGCAGAAAATTTCGGCGAGTTGTCAGGGGGCACAGACCATGTGTACCTCGGAGACATCACCCGCTGGGCACAGGGGCCCATCCCAAAGGCTGAAGTAATTCTCGGCGGACCGCCATGCCAAGGATTCTCAGGCCTCGGAAAGGAGAACCCGAACGACCCTCGAAATCAACTGTGGCGCCAGTACTTCAAAGTGGTCAAAGAAGCGGAACCGAAGGTTTTCGTCATTGAGAACGTCGACCGTTTCAGCACCTCACAGGAATTCGAGAGCCTCCGGAAGGAGTTCAAGGAGGCCGGTTACGAAATCTGCGAGCAGCTGCTCAATTCTGCAGACTTCGGCGTCGCCCAGGCACGCAAGCGCACGATCATCATCGGCACACAGTCCGATCTGCCGCTGGTGGAGCACCCTCGCCCCACGCACCGGCGTCCCGATCCGCCGCGCGTCCCGGAACCGCGGGCGGGGGAGAACACACAGCTCAGCTTCGCAACTCCGTCGGACTCAGCCGCTGACAAGCTCGACCTCTGGAAGACGCTGGAGGAATGCCTCAGAAACGTCCCGCCGGCTGTGACAAGCACAGACCTTCCTTCCCGGACCGCTCACGGCACTCCGGCCGCAGTACGCATCTCTCGGAAGATCACGGAGACGGGACGACTGGATCAGGATTTCATCGACCGCATCCGCAACAAGATGCCCGGACCTTTCCGGACATCCCAGCTGCACTTCGGCAGGAACCCCACGGCCCTCTCGCTCGCCCGTTACCGAGCAATCCCGGCCGGCGGGAATCGGCACAATCTTGTGGACGCCACAAAGCCCGGCGGAAGGCTGCTCACCACGGAAAGTTGGATAAATCACCAATCAGGCTCCGGCGATGTCATGGGGCGCCTCGTCTGGGATAAACCTTCGGTAACCATCAGAACCGAGTTCTTCAAGCCGGAAAAGGGTCGCTACCTGCACCCGAAGGAGGACCGGCCCATCACTCACCTCGAGGCCGCCCTTATTCAGGGGTTCCCGGAAAATTTCCGCTGGTTCGGCAGCAAGTCGCAGATCGCCCGGCAGATCGGCAATGCGGTCCCGGTAGACCTCGCCACCGCCATCGCCAAGGTCATCCACCATGCTTTGCGCGGGGAGCGGGAGTAG
- a CDS encoding very short patch repair endonuclease, whose amino-acid sequence MSVQARRDTGPEMAVRRLLYASGHRYRLQRRVPGFPRRTIDIAFPGPKVAVFLDGCFWHGCPEHATRPKANADWWRNKLDGNIARDRETTEHLMEQGWTVLRFWEHEDPALVAERVAATVDTAPRRRR is encoded by the coding sequence ATGAGCGTCCAGGCCCGCCGGGACACCGGCCCCGAGATGGCCGTACGGCGCCTCCTGTACGCCTCCGGCCACCGCTACCGACTGCAGCGGCGCGTGCCCGGGTTCCCCCGTCGCACCATCGACATCGCCTTCCCAGGGCCCAAGGTCGCGGTGTTCCTCGATGGCTGCTTCTGGCACGGCTGCCCTGAACACGCCACACGCCCCAAGGCCAATGCCGACTGGTGGCGCAACAAACTCGACGGCAACATCGCCCGCGACCGCGAGACGACGGAACATCTCATGGAGCAGGGCTGGACCGTACTGCGGTTCTGGGAACACGAGGATCCCGCGCTCGTGGCAGAGCGGGTGGCGGCCACGGTCGACACGGCGCCCCGTCGCCGCCGCTGA
- a CDS encoding PrsW family intramembrane metalloprotease, whose amino-acid sequence MYPSQPSPRRAPAPPPYTPPTSTPGPHEHAAAHARRRIAPWRSQTLRAIALVSMLALSGVIIIGLVRQETGTEGLLVGLGLAVFPVPLLITAFCWLDRIAPEPWRNLAFAFAWGACAAALVALLANGFATDWLAANIASASPSEAEAWGATIIAPIVEELVKAAAVVLVYRFRRHDFDGITDGIVIAGITATGFAFTENILYLGNAFGEDQSMGHSGLDSLTAGTFFLRIIISPFAHPLFTILTGLAFGIAATRYPRRRGARIALALLGLFTSVLLHAIWNGASALGEPGFLTVYGLFMVPVLIALTWLAVWARNQELLSLRGYLAPYATAGWLDPTEPTALSSPRTRALARTMTRRTHGPAAARAVTEYTTIATTLSFHRRRAHLLGPTPDFTLREQHLLQHLRYYQGWGRAALTLAWDAGYATHDAPPCPEDRP is encoded by the coding sequence GTGTACCCGTCCCAGCCGTCCCCGCGCCGCGCGCCCGCCCCTCCCCCGTACACACCCCCCACCAGCACACCCGGCCCGCACGAGCACGCCGCCGCGCACGCCCGGCGCCGGATCGCCCCCTGGCGCAGCCAGACCCTGCGCGCGATCGCCCTGGTCTCGATGCTCGCGCTCTCCGGCGTGATCATCATCGGCCTGGTGCGCCAGGAGACCGGCACCGAGGGTCTGCTGGTCGGCCTCGGCCTGGCCGTGTTCCCCGTACCGCTGCTGATCACGGCGTTCTGCTGGCTCGACCGCATCGCACCCGAGCCCTGGCGCAACCTCGCGTTCGCCTTCGCCTGGGGTGCCTGCGCCGCCGCCCTGGTCGCGCTCCTCGCCAACGGCTTCGCGACCGACTGGCTGGCCGCCAACATCGCCTCCGCGTCCCCCTCCGAGGCCGAGGCCTGGGGCGCCACGATCATCGCCCCGATCGTCGAGGAGCTGGTCAAGGCCGCCGCCGTGGTGCTCGTCTACCGCTTCCGCCGCCACGACTTCGACGGGATCACGGACGGCATCGTCATCGCCGGCATCACCGCTACCGGCTTCGCCTTCACCGAGAACATCCTCTACCTGGGCAACGCCTTCGGCGAGGACCAGTCCATGGGCCACTCCGGCCTGGACTCCCTCACCGCCGGCACCTTCTTCCTCCGCATCATCATCTCCCCCTTCGCCCACCCCCTCTTCACCATCCTCACCGGCCTCGCGTTCGGCATCGCCGCCACCCGCTACCCCCGCCGCCGCGGTGCCCGCATCGCCCTCGCCCTCCTCGGCCTGTTCACCTCCGTCCTGCTGCACGCCATCTGGAACGGCGCCTCCGCCCTCGGCGAGCCCGGCTTCCTCACCGTCTACGGCCTCTTCATGGTCCCCGTGCTCATCGCCCTCACCTGGCTGGCCGTCTGGGCCCGCAACCAGGAGCTGCTCTCCCTGCGCGGCTACCTCGCCCCGTACGCCACCGCCGGCTGGCTCGACCCCACCGAACCCACCGCCCTCTCCTCCCCCAGAACCCGCGCCCTTGCCCGCACCATGACCCGCCGCACCCACGGCCCCGCCGCCGCCCGCGCCGTCACCGAATACACCACCATCGCCACCACCCTCTCCTTCCACCGCCGCCGCGCCCACCTCCTGGGCCCCACCCCGGACTTCACCCTCCGGGAACAACACCTGCTACAGCATCTGCGGTACTACCAGGGGTGGGGGCGGGCGGCGCTCACCCTCGCGTGGGACGCCGGATACGCGACGCACGACGCACCGCCGTGCCCCGAGGATCGCCCCTGA
- the trmB gene encoding tRNA (guanosine(46)-N7)-methyltransferase TrmB, whose translation MSENSATPESAAPDAHAPEANAPEAAADEARSLGSTAVSAATPRRGAPMFPDGTGPAADPAGSHHERRIRSFQPRRSRVSPTQADALRRRWPTWGLDIDGLSRIDLGAFFDGLPVVLEIGFGMGEATAQMAAADPGTGILACDVHTPGQGNLLALAERNGLSNIRVANGDAIILLREMLAPGSLAGLRIYFPDPWPKKRHHKRRLIQPEFLALASTRLAPGALVHCATDWEPYAEQMLEVLSAEPTLENLHPGYAPRPDFRPLTKFEGQGLDKGHVVHDLLFRRRAA comes from the coding sequence GTGTCCGAGAACTCCGCCACCCCCGAGTCCGCCGCCCCCGACGCGCACGCACCGGAGGCAAACGCTCCGGAAGCCGCCGCCGACGAGGCCCGCAGCCTCGGCTCCACCGCCGTCTCCGCCGCCACGCCGCGCCGCGGTGCGCCCATGTTCCCCGACGGGACCGGCCCCGCGGCCGACCCCGCGGGCTCGCACCACGAGCGGCGGATCCGTTCCTTCCAGCCCCGTCGCAGCCGCGTCTCGCCCACCCAGGCCGATGCGCTGCGCCGGCGGTGGCCCACCTGGGGGCTGGACATCGACGGGCTGTCCCGCATCGACCTCGGCGCGTTCTTCGACGGGCTGCCGGTCGTCCTGGAGATCGGCTTCGGCATGGGCGAGGCCACGGCACAGATGGCCGCCGCCGACCCGGGCACCGGCATCCTCGCCTGTGACGTCCACACCCCCGGCCAGGGCAATCTGCTCGCTCTCGCGGAGCGGAACGGCCTGTCCAACATCCGGGTGGCCAACGGCGACGCGATCATCCTGCTGCGCGAGATGCTGGCCCCCGGCTCCCTCGCCGGACTGCGCATCTACTTCCCCGACCCCTGGCCGAAGAAGCGCCACCACAAGCGCCGCCTCATCCAGCCGGAGTTCCTCGCCCTGGCCAGCACCCGGCTCGCGCCCGGTGCCCTCGTCCACTGCGCGACCGACTGGGAGCCGTACGCCGAGCAGATGCTGGAGGTCCTCTCGGCCGAGCCGACGCTGGAGAACCTCCACCCCGGCTATGCGCCGCGGCCGGACTTCCGCCCGCTCACCAAGTTCGAGGGCCAGGGCCTGGACAAGGGGCATGTCGTACATGACCTCCTGTTCCGCCGTCGTGCCGCGTAA
- the lhgO gene encoding L-2-hydroxyglutarate oxidase: MAAYDCDVLVIGAGIIGLSTAYALTRAAPGMRVVVLEKESGPARHQTGRNSGVIHSGIYYPPGSLKARYALQGSAEMVKFCTEHDIPHEVTGKLIVATDRSELPRLHSLIQRGREHGLPVRELGPAQIAEYEPEVRGLAAIHVGTTGICDFGAVARRFARLAEDAGARIVHGTEVTAIGRRPGRVAVRTADGTVHRARALVNCAGLHCDRIARLAGDAPGMRIIPFRGEYFTLAPERATLVKGLVYPVPDPAFPFLGVHLTRGIDGAVHIGPNAVPALAREGYDWRTIRPAELAGTLAYPGSWRIARRHWRYGAGELHRSLSRRAFTDAVRRLLPAAREEDLRPSPAGVRAQGVLPDGTMVDDFLFAESPGMIHVLNAPSPAATASLPIGREVARRVLGALPT, encoded by the coding sequence GTGGCGGCGTACGACTGCGATGTGCTGGTGATCGGTGCCGGCATCATCGGGCTCTCTACGGCTTACGCGCTCACGCGTGCCGCCCCCGGCATGCGCGTCGTGGTCCTGGAGAAGGAGTCCGGTCCGGCCCGCCATCAGACCGGGCGCAACAGCGGCGTCATCCACAGCGGCATCTACTATCCGCCCGGCTCGCTCAAGGCCCGCTACGCCCTCCAGGGCTCGGCGGAAATGGTGAAGTTCTGCACCGAGCACGACATTCCGCACGAGGTCACCGGCAAGCTGATCGTCGCCACCGACCGCAGCGAGCTGCCCCGGCTGCACAGCCTGATCCAGCGCGGCCGCGAGCACGGCCTGCCGGTGCGCGAGCTCGGCCCCGCCCAGATAGCCGAGTACGAGCCCGAGGTCCGCGGCCTGGCCGCCATCCATGTCGGCACGACCGGCATCTGCGACTTCGGCGCGGTCGCCCGCCGGTTCGCCCGGCTCGCCGAGGACGCCGGCGCCCGGATCGTCCACGGCACCGAGGTGACGGCCATCGGCCGCCGCCCCGGCCGGGTGGCGGTCCGTACGGCCGACGGCACGGTCCACCGCGCCCGCGCCCTGGTCAACTGCGCCGGTCTGCACTGCGACCGGATCGCCCGGCTGGCCGGCGACGCCCCGGGCATGCGGATCATCCCGTTCCGCGGTGAATACTTCACCCTCGCCCCGGAGCGCGCCACCCTCGTGAAGGGCCTGGTCTACCCGGTCCCCGATCCGGCCTTCCCGTTCCTCGGCGTCCATCTGACCCGCGGCATCGACGGCGCCGTCCACATCGGCCCGAACGCCGTCCCCGCCCTGGCCCGCGAGGGCTACGACTGGCGCACGATCCGCCCTGCCGAGCTGGCCGGCACCCTGGCCTACCCCGGCTCCTGGCGGATAGCCCGCCGCCACTGGCGCTACGGCGCCGGCGAGCTGCACCGCTCCCTGTCCCGGCGCGCCTTCACCGACGCGGTCCGCCGCCTGCTCCCGGCCGCCCGCGAGGAGGATCTGCGCCCGTCCCCGGCCGGCGTCCGCGCCCAGGGCGTCCTCCCCGACGGCACCATGGTCGACGACTTCCTCTTCGCCGAATCGCCCGGCATGATCCACGTCCTCAATGCCCCCTCCCCCGCCGCCACGGCCTCCCTCCCCATCGGCCGTGAGGTGGCCCGCCGGGTCCTGGGAGCGCTACCGACCTGA
- a CDS encoding asparagine synthase-related protein has product MRWLVGWSSATTGPAASGPAPGEEGRAVLPVGAQLVWGDPDPLWAVGDWRPDEVRVVQADPETRLAVFGACGATDDQLRVGLFAARGGALRHLTAWPGSYTAVVRTGRRLTVTGDLAGARPVFHTRWAGGTAYATAALPLADLVEATLDIGHLAALLACPDVPEALGDGTPYEGVRRIPPGHALVLRGGAGDITSFEPTASLAVAAPPLAPEQAVDGVRDALVEAVRARLAGPRHVPDPDGPDGLDPGPVPGMGPAARRAARGAPAPGIGADLSGGSASGTLALLAAGLPGRPGRLGGHGERLLAVTFNDRATNGGAASREAELERARSLADNPRLHHVVVAAGEEALPYADLESGPLTDEPGPSLITASRHRRRLLAGSADHFVGHGARQVLDAHPARLADLLLDRRRRHLLRPVTALAKADGSTAQSVLVPFTVYRAARRLARTPYASGIADTARRLLERQFADEPVAAGAVDASLAALAWCRPGPAARWLTGEALAEVSVRLSEAVHRVPAVSRPGERRARAALARQAADHRVFEQAAEVRSQRLHAPFLDNQVVLACRALPDTLRVQPGARATVLRSVLAGAGVRDLPTGWGAASQVTHAAEVRAGLRGAIGELERLFDAPLLADAGLVEARVIRKALRDAAEGAALPMDGLAELVSTELWLRRLVARRGSCWTGAGAPRQKAVAGGVVPRARLT; this is encoded by the coding sequence ATGCGCTGGTTGGTGGGGTGGAGCAGTGCCACCACGGGGCCGGCGGCCTCGGGCCCGGCCCCCGGTGAGGAGGGCCGTGCGGTCCTGCCCGTGGGCGCCCAGCTCGTGTGGGGCGACCCCGATCCCCTCTGGGCGGTCGGCGACTGGCGGCCGGACGAGGTCCGGGTCGTCCAGGCCGACCCCGAGACCCGGCTCGCGGTCTTCGGCGCCTGCGGGGCCACCGACGACCAGCTGCGGGTGGGCCTGTTCGCGGCGCGCGGGGGCGCGCTGCGCCACCTCACCGCCTGGCCGGGCAGCTACACCGCCGTCGTCCGGACGGGGCGGCGGCTCACCGTCACCGGTGACCTGGCGGGCGCCCGCCCCGTCTTCCACACCCGCTGGGCCGGCGGCACCGCCTACGCCACCGCCGCCCTGCCGCTCGCCGACCTCGTCGAGGCCACTCTCGACATCGGCCATCTGGCCGCGCTGCTGGCCTGCCCGGACGTACCCGAGGCGCTCGGCGACGGCACGCCGTACGAAGGGGTCCGCCGGATCCCGCCCGGCCACGCCCTGGTGCTGCGCGGCGGCGCCGGCGACATCACCTCCTTCGAGCCGACCGCCTCGCTCGCCGTGGCGGCGCCCCCGCTCGCCCCGGAACAGGCCGTGGACGGCGTTCGCGACGCCCTGGTCGAGGCCGTCCGCGCGCGGCTGGCCGGGCCCCGGCACGTCCCCGACCCGGACGGTCCCGACGGTCTCGACCCCGGGCCGGTGCCCGGGATGGGGCCCGCGGCGCGGCGCGCGGCACGGGGCGCGCCGGCCCCCGGCATCGGCGCCGACCTCTCCGGAGGCAGCGCGTCGGGGACCCTCGCCCTGCTGGCCGCCGGCCTCCCCGGCCGGCCCGGACGGCTGGGCGGCCATGGCGAACGCCTCCTCGCCGTCACCTTCAACGACCGTGCCACCAACGGCGGAGCGGCCTCCCGCGAAGCCGAATTGGAGCGCGCCCGCAGCCTCGCGGACAACCCGCGGCTGCACCATGTCGTCGTCGCGGCCGGTGAAGAGGCCCTCCCGTATGCGGACCTCGAAAGCGGCCCGCTCACGGACGAGCCGGGCCCCTCCCTCATCACCGCGAGCCGCCACCGCCGACGGCTGCTGGCCGGCAGCGCGGACCACTTCGTCGGGCACGGCGCCCGCCAGGTCCTCGACGCCCACCCGGCCCGGCTCGCCGACCTCCTCCTGGACCGCCGCCGGCGCCATCTGCTGCGTCCGGTCACGGCGCTGGCCAAGGCCGACGGCTCCACCGCGCAGTCCGTCCTCGTCCCGTTCACCGTCTACCGCGCCGCCCGCAGGCTCGCCCGTACCCCCTACGCCTCCGGGATCGCCGACACCGCGCGCCGCCTCCTGGAGCGGCAGTTCGCCGACGAGCCGGTGGCCGCCGGTGCCGTGGACGCCTCGCTGGCCGCGCTCGCCTGGTGCCGTCCGGGGCCCGCGGCGCGCTGGCTCACGGGGGAGGCGCTGGCAGAAGTATCGGTTCGGCTGAGCGAGGCGGTGCACCGGGTGCCCGCCGTGAGCCGCCCCGGGGAGCGCCGGGCCCGTGCCGCGCTGGCCCGCCAGGCCGCCGACCACCGCGTCTTCGAGCAGGCCGCCGAGGTCCGCAGCCAGCGGCTGCACGCCCCCTTCCTCGACAACCAGGTGGTGCTCGCCTGCCGCGCCCTGCCGGACACCCTGCGGGTGCAGCCGGGGGCGCGGGCCACCGTGCTGCGCTCCGTATTGGCCGGGGCCGGCGTACGGGATCTGCCGACCGGCTGGGGCGCCGCCTCGCAGGTCACCCATGCGGCAGAGGTACGCGCCGGGCTGCGCGGCGCCATAGGCGAGCTGGAACGGCTCTTCGACGCGCCGCTGTTGGCCGATGCGGGGCTGGTGGAGGCGCGGGTGATCCGCAAGGCGCTGCGGGACGCGGCGGAGGGGGCTGCGCTGCCCATGGACGGGCTGGCAGAACTGGTCTCCACGGAGCTGTGGCTGCGGCGGCTGGTGGCCCGGCGGGGCTCGTGCTGGACGGGGGCGGGGGCGCCGCGCCAGAAGGCGGTCGCGGGCGGAGTCGTTCCCCGCGCGCGGCTGACCTAG
- a CDS encoding sigma-70 family RNA polymerase sigma factor, protein MSVDGQDERRDGGSGAGAHHEAPSGQVPGPSGPLDAATPAGEPAGRAPRAVDPTGAARLVPRQRGRDGRTGPEDGPGDGELPASDAQLLADLRAGDDGAYEEIYRRHAPAVRGYARGCCRDADTAEDLTGEVFARTLQAVRGGAGPESAVRAYLLTTLRRVAASWAKTARREQLVEDFAVFAVSAAGPPGDAKVLDPGAEVRAMQEAERSLAVRAFRSLPERYQTVLWHTAVEDESPSEVAPLLGLTANATAVLAHRAREGLKQAYLQAHVSRSLTDGGDCARYADRLGAYARGGLRMRAERGLRRHLEDCARCRLAALEVEDVNQRIGALLPVAVIGWLAAGYAVKAAAGAAAGAAAGAGAAGLAGGGGSAASGGAGASGGAAAGKGLSTSLTVGLGVGAAAVAGTVLALSLTGLPHRAPEPQARSARPAPAAPQKPAPVPSQPGLPPAAGAAPAPKPPSKPAAPHTRAPAHRQKPAPPAAPSPQKPPPTPARPPSPADPAPTRPAPGATPPKPAPKPPLPSLTTYQLNTLNRDFMGDGSKPEVRSLGSGWLWARRAPAIGGTRYPHGVSVPALSSVTIDLNRPCTAYDAVVGVDDLSVGPGALRFSVYADGVRLWRSPAVRGGEAGIPVHLPLAGHRTLRLVTEPAAHGAAALGDWARSTLSCR, encoded by the coding sequence ATGAGTGTTGACGGGCAGGACGAGCGGCGCGACGGTGGGTCCGGGGCGGGCGCCCACCACGAGGCGCCGTCCGGGCAAGTCCCCGGTCCGAGCGGGCCGTTGGACGCGGCCACCCCTGCCGGGGAGCCGGCCGGACGAGCCCCGCGCGCCGTCGATCCCACGGGCGCGGCACGCCTCGTGCCGCGGCAACGGGGCCGCGACGGCCGGACGGGCCCGGAAGACGGCCCCGGGGACGGCGAACTCCCGGCCTCCGACGCCCAGTTGCTCGCCGACCTGCGGGCCGGCGACGACGGCGCGTACGAGGAGATCTACCGCAGGCACGCCCCCGCGGTCCGCGGCTACGCCCGCGGCTGCTGCCGGGACGCGGACACCGCCGAGGATCTGACCGGCGAGGTCTTCGCCCGCACCCTGCAGGCGGTGCGCGGCGGCGCGGGCCCGGAGTCCGCGGTCCGGGCCTATCTGCTGACGACCCTGCGCCGGGTCGCGGCGTCCTGGGCGAAGACCGCCCGCCGGGAGCAGCTGGTCGAGGACTTCGCGGTGTTCGCCGTGTCCGCGGCCGGCCCGCCGGGGGACGCGAAGGTCCTGGACCCGGGCGCGGAGGTGCGCGCCATGCAGGAGGCCGAGCGGTCGCTGGCCGTGCGGGCCTTCCGCAGCCTCCCGGAGCGCTATCAGACGGTGCTGTGGCACACCGCCGTCGAGGACGAGTCGCCGAGCGAGGTCGCCCCGCTGCTCGGGCTGACCGCGAACGCCACCGCCGTATTGGCGCACCGCGCCCGGGAGGGCCTCAAACAGGCCTATCTGCAGGCGCACGTCAGCCGGTCGCTGACCGACGGCGGCGACTGCGCCCGGTACGCCGACCGGCTCGGCGCCTACGCCCGCGGCGGGCTGCGGATGCGGGCCGAGCGGGGGCTGCGCAGACATCTGGAGGACTGCGCCCGGTGCCGGCTGGCCGCGCTGGAGGTCGAGGACGTCAATCAGCGGATCGGTGCGCTGCTGCCGGTCGCGGTCATCGGCTGGCTGGCCGCCGGGTACGCCGTCAAGGCGGCGGCGGGTGCCGCGGCGGGAGCGGCGGCCGGGGCCGGCGCGGCCGGACTCGCCGGGGGTGGCGGGTCGGCTGCGTCGGGAGGCGCCGGCGCCTCCGGTGGCGCCGCCGCGGGCAAGGGGCTGAGCACCTCGCTGACGGTCGGTCTCGGGGTCGGGGCGGCGGCGGTGGCCGGCACGGTGCTTGCGCTGTCGCTGACCGGTCTCCCGCACCGGGCGCCCGAACCGCAGGCCCGCTCCGCCCGGCCGGCCCCGGCCGCGCCGCAGAAGCCGGCACCCGTGCCGTCACAGCCGGGGCTGCCGCCGGCGGCCGGGGCCGCTCCCGCCCCGAAGCCGCCCTCGAAGCCGGCTGCCCCGCACACCCGGGCGCCGGCCCACCGGCAGAAGCCGGCGCCGCCCGCGGCCCCGTCCCCGCAGAAGCCGCCGCCCACCCCGGCCCGGCCCCCGTCCCCGGCGGACCCCGCTCCGACGCGGCCGGCCCCCGGCGCCACCCCGCCGAAGCCGGCCCCGAAACCGCCGCTCCCGTCCCTGACGACCTATCAACTCAACACACTGAACCGCGACTTCATGGGGGACGGCAGCAAGCCTGAGGTGCGCTCCCTCGGCAGCGGCTGGCTGTGGGCGCGGCGGGCGCCGGCGATCGGCGGCACGCGGTATCCGCACGGGGTGAGCGTGCCCGCGCTGTCCTCGGTGACCATCGACCTCAACCGCCCGTGCACCGCCTATGACGCCGTCGTGGGCGTCGACGATCTGAGCGTGGGGCCGGGGGCGCTGCGCTTCTCCGTCTACGCGGACGGGGTGCGGCTGTGGCGGTCGCCGGCGGTGCGCGGCGGGGAGGCCGGGATTCCGGTGCACCTCCCGCTGGCGGGCCACCGGACGCTGCGGCTGGTGACCGAACCGGCGGCCCACGGTGCGGCGGCGCTCGGGGACTGGGCGCGGTCGACCCTCAGCTGTCGTTGA